The DNA sequence CCGCTACCCGTCCGAGGCGCTGCTGCTGTCCGTTAGCTTCAACAGCGACGGCAGCAGGTTGGCGGTCTCGTCCAAAGACAGACGGGTCCGAGTCCTGGACCCGCGGACAGGAAGGATTCTACAAGTGGGTTTTCGGTTTTGTGCGATtgtgtgaaaacagaaaactaaatgtcTGATAATGTTACCATTGTTCCTGCAGGTGTCGAGAAACAAGTCCCACAAGGCCAGTAAGGTTTTATACATCCGAGGGCTGAAGATGCTTCTGTCCACCGGCTGCTCGCCATGGAACCACCGGCAGATCGTCCTCTGGGACCCGGTGAGACACAGTGAGGAGGGACCGGTGGAATAGATTCAGTGACTGATTGACAGGTGTCCTGACATAGATTTACAAGCAGAAGATGAGTCTGCAGTTATACTATAATACTTAACTTCCAGCGATCAGCAGCTTCTGGTTTCATGTTGTTTATTAACTAAGCAGAAAGTCAAGAGTAAACTTCACgatgttcctcttcctcttcatccagaTGTTGCTTCtgttcttctctgtgtctgcagAACGATTTGTCGGAGCCTTTGTACGAGGAGGATCTGGACGGTTCTGCCGGAGTTCTCTTTCCGTTCTACGACCCGGACACGCACATGCTCTACTTGGCTGGAAAGgtcttcaacacacacactgtggtagATTATCACTACACAACATGgcacacaacctgaacactgtgttgtgtttgtgcggcGCAGGGCGACGGGAACATCCGGTTCTACGAGCTGAGTGCGGAGAAGCCGTTCATCAGCTTCCTCAGCGAGTTCCGCTCCCTGCTGCCACACAAAGGACTCGGTGAGACACAACATCGGATACACATGAAGAAACGTAAACTTACGATACTTTATAAACTATAATAACGTACAAAGGATGGATCAGATAAATCTCTCCTGCTCGTCTGTCAGctccagtttgtttgtttttaactttagtttttattaaactgttCTTAGGCATGGAACATGGCAAATTAAACGTGTTTCTTTACACAGGAACAAGAGGTTTATGGTTGAGaattgactctaataacagacttCGCACATATTTGTCTCAACAATAGGCAgttattacaaaacaaagtgagtacatactgatatccactcataccttcattgcatatctgcaccccccaccatacatgatatagcatacatcatatagacatgttgctgaggtatacagtattacaggatcccacttgggagaaacacagcaaaacaataaaaccacagtCCTAGTGGGGATCATTGTCTACTTTTATGTAATTCCAAAACCTGCCTCAAGGGggcaccccctcctccctgtcatcACTCAATCTACTAAGCATTCATTCATAGGATGCAGTTTCAGTCATTCACCCATTCTTTCACCTGCAGAATTTCTGGCGCCTTCCGATGTCTTAAGATAACTCGGCAAGCTGTTGTTGTGCCCACCGAAATTACAGAACAATTACATTTGGTTACATTGTGTAATAGAGACGTGTCCCCCAGTAAACAGAGCTCTGGACTCAGGGAATCTCTGCTCCAAACCAGATACTGAAAACATTTAGAATCTGAGTCCAGAAAGGTCTGATCCAGACGCATTCCCACACACAGTGGAGGAAAGAACCAGCTCCAGTTTGTTCCGTTTAGCTTCAGCTGATTGATTTCTTGTTATAGAAAGTTCTATAACCCGTccacttgacctctgacctcttccaGGGGTGATGCCCAAACGAGGCCTGGACCTGAGCGTCTGTGAGGTTTTCAGATTCTATCGTCTCATCGCCGTCAAAGACCTGGTGGAGCCGCTGTCGCTGGTCGTCCCTCGCAAAGAAGTGAGTGACATGTCAACGTCACGTGTCTATGTATCTATTTCTACGTTTGATGAAAACTGTTCTTGCAGTCGGGGGTTTTCCACGAGGACCTGTACCCGATGACGGCAGGAAACCAGGCGGCCATGACGGCTCAGGAGTGGCTGTCAGGGGTCAACCGGGGTCAGTAACACTCTGGTGCCTTTGAATCAAAGCAGCTCACAGGTCGTGTTCTTGACTCGTTTCATAAGAACCCGTCTCATTGGTCAGGCCCGGTGCTGATGTCCCTGAAGCCTCGAGTCGCCAACCCCTACCCAGAATCCCCTGCTGACAAGGGAGTGGCCAGGCAGCTGAGGGTCCAGGCGGGCCCAGATGTGGGGCCGCGGACCGGGACACATCTGGACCTAAAGGAAGAGGTAAACCTGAGACTGGCTTGGACCTTGGACCTTGGACCAGAAGGTCTCTGTGGAGCCGACTCTGATCCAAACAGATGTTCAGTCTAAACTCTGCAGATGTTTCACCAGCTGCATCTTCTCTCTCCAGGCTTTCCTCCAGGAGCAGCTGGCCTACCAGGACGCCAAATACCCACGAGACCTCAGCGACCTGTCGGCATGGCAACCGGACGAGACCCAGATCCCGCTGTGGATGTACTGCTGCACCCCCCACTGCCTGGAGCCTGCCGAGAGGCCGCCGCCCACCAGCGAGAGCGAGGCGAGAATGAACCCGACCCACCAGAGAACTTCGGTCTTTCCTTCTGAGTGAGTCTGACTGttctctgtctccagctcctgcagacgttccaccagcagcaggaggagatccGGGGTCTGAGGGAACGGGTCGGCCAGAGAGACGTGAGTGACCACAACCTGAAGCCACTGTGAGGAAAGATGGACCACATCATAGACATATagaaagactagatgtctcgttcgacggagccggacgtcaccacatggcggccatcttgctagggggcagctcgctcacccataacattgtgttggtaaataaccataacttgctcaattttcaactgattttaaTACGGTTTGGTTtattataaacgtcagagatgtagatatgacactgcatacttatgaataattatgttattttctaaaaaaaattaataatttatgcagtgtcataactacatctctgacgtttataacaaaccagaccgtttcaaaatcggttgaaaattaagcaagttatggttatttaccaacacaatgttacgggtgagcgagatgccccctagcaagatggccgccatgtggtgacgtccggctccgttggccggcaacgcagacgaaacatctagtctttatatatgtctatggacGACACCACAGCTCCCAAACGtctgtcgccccctggtggctcgctCCAGTACAGCAATAAACtggtcatgattgacagctgagagtcGCGAtagatcggggggggggctcgATATCACAACCTCAAGTCACGCAAAGCAGAAGTTTGAGTCACTCATCCGGTTTGTACGGGAGATATTTGAGCGTCAGTTTCacacgggaggaagtggagaggtgtcgtccatctttacttacAGTGTGTGATCAGAACCGAACGTTTAGTCTCACGCTGCCTCCGGTGGCCTGATCATGTAACAACACTTTATCGTTTGTCTCTGCAGGTGAGAATCGCTGAACTGGAGCTGCAGATCCAACACACGAGAAACAACATGAGGGCGACTTTCTGATTCAACCAATCAAAACTCACGCTGCCGTTCCCCCAACAAACCAAAACACTCCACGAACACGTGTGGAACGTTAATAGAATTTGTTTTAATACTGTTCTGCCTCGTCAGATTCCTTGtataaattaataatctaatCAGACCACGCAGACCCATTATTAACATGTACATGAAGAGTTAGGATTGTCTGATCCAGGTATAAAATGGAAGATAATACAATTCTGAAAATTCAAGTATAACATTATAAGTAAAGAAAGTCGTAACCTTATTAAAACAAAGTTATAATTTAACGAGACTGGACTGTTTCTTACACAATCTTTTCCTGAGtattttgttattaaacttttGCTGCACATTCCTCTTTTAAACGTCTCACATGATCCGTAGACTGAAATTAACTTCCTCGGGAGCAGATTTACAGAAACTACTGAACCAATGGCTCAACACACTcattaattaataatgaattattCATGATGGAAGAAATCTGACATAAGTATGTGATTCAACCCAAGTTCTGGATTTAGAGAattgaaacatgttttcatgaGTTCtacagaaagaagaaaggaagtCAGTTTAAATATAAGACAAAAGTGGAGAGAAGAGACGCCAGGAGCAAAATGTTAAGATTTTATTTACAaagtcctttttgtttttttattagttttttcctttaacttacagaaagtaaaaaaaaaacacaaattcaactAGTCAGTGTAAGTATGAAGGAACGACTGGATCTCTcctggagagaaaagaaaagaggcagagagggagagagagatgaagagagagagagagagtccccAGACAACCgtacaaaatcaaacaaaaacaatttctctgaaaaaatatttcttttaaaaagctctgttggcaaagagagagagagagagaacagtttGCCCTGAGCGCGCTCGGCCTCGGGGGAAGAGAGCGGGGGTGGGGGCGTGTccatcagtgacatcacagaacCAAGCGTGATGTCAGAGAGGGACGGATGGAAGGTGAGAGGACGAGAAAGAAGGGAGGTTGTTGTGCCGTTACCTCCCATGAGCCCTTGCTCCATCCGCTTCCACAGAAACAACCCGGACGAGTCACTTCTCGTTGTCATGACGACAGCGAGAGAACATCGCTAACCGGCTAACGAACGTCGCAGAAAATGGCGTATTTAGGAAATGTGACCGAGGTGGTTCGTGATCTGGAAAAATAAAGGCGGAGCCAAAAGTGACTTCTCCTGGTGACATCACGTCCTGAGGTTTCCTGCTGATAAAGCTCTCGGCTCCGTTTCGTTTTTCATTCTGAGAAAAAGACGAAACTCGATTCCGTGAAAACGTTTCCTGCAAAAACTTCAGATTTAACCGTGTTCAGCCAAGTGTTGTAAAATAAATTCTCCACAGAGGAAACGCTCTCCTGGACTCAATCAATTACTTGATCAGAGTATTAATCTGCAGCAATTGTGATAATCACTTTATTTGTCAAACAAAAAGGCAGAAAAACGATAAAATATCCGATTCAGCTTCTACAAGACGTTTAAATAACCAGACATTTTAAACGAGTAATGGTGACAAATAACCTGCAGGTGAACCCGTAATTCATAAAAAACTTTAGATAAATGTGAAAAGACGCCAGGAAGTAAAAATCCTAAGAGAAAGTTCTTGCGGGTTACGATCAGAACTTGAGATCAGATTAACGGTGAAATTAGTTgattaattgtattttattacgCATTAAAGAGTCAAACTGTGGATGAGGACTAAAAAACTGGGACCAGGACAAAACCCTGATTCATGTCCAGTTATCGGAGGTTGTTTCGATCTGCGAGATGACGAGAGCCCAGAGGAGGAGACCAGTGTCAGAAAGGGGACGCAGcccaggggggggtggggtggggggggcaagAGGTCAGCGGGTTTGCAGAGTCTTTGGATCTTTAATCTTCATCTTCGTCGTCGTcgtcctcatcttcctctggatcccttttcctcttctctcctttggCCGGAGACGAGTCCTCGTCTGTGGGAGGAAGTTTCATTAGTAACTCGACTGTGGGCGGAGTCATGTTTACAGccgactcctgattggtcgagagccTGTGCGTGATTAACCTTCTCTTAATAGATCTAGAGATGAAGTTGCAACGATTGATCACAAACTGAATCATTTAAATCTGAATGAAGAGAACTGATGAGGCATCGCTCACCATCGTCATCCTCGTCGTCTTCATCCTCGTCATCGTCCTCACTGTCCACGTCTCCGTTCACTTCCCCTTCCTGAAGACACACAACCATTACTCACAAgtcaacagcgccctctgctgcgCCACAAGGCAAACTACAGTACGCaccacagaaataaataaatatttagttgTGTTAAACTTCCTTGAGAACAACACTCACCTCTTCGTCAGCGCTGTCGTCGTCATCATCTTCTTCAACCGCCACAACGTCctcttcatcgtcctcctcctcttcctcaaagtCCTCCGAGTCTCCCTCTGGAAAACAGGAGGAATCATATTTAACACATGTCAACGATGATATATGAATAAAACTGATGGGTCATTAGAGATCTGAGTTTGGTCCGAACCccggaaaacaaaacatttttaatcactGAATAAAAATAACGAAAGATGAATCAGCGATGAAAGTCGAGGGGAAATATTAAATCTATAATTTGATGATTATTATCAGTTTTGTTAttactttaaattcagatttttcaaacatccaaaatacaaaaaaaagattttctTTAGTGTAAACTAGACGAGTCAAAGTTTCACGTTTCTGCTTGAAAACATTTGATTATTGAAGTTATGGTTTATGATTCTGCCCGGACAGAATGACGCCTCGTGGCCCCGCCTCTCACCTTCTTCGTCCTCGAGGCCGTCGCCCTCGCCGTCCGAGTCCGACGCTTCGCAGTCGTCGATGTCGTAGCCGTCCAGGTAGGTGAGCTGGGGGAGGAGCTTGAAGATGGACTCTCGGTAGTCGGCCAAGTTCGTCACTTCACAGTTAAACAGATCCAGACTCTTCAGCTGGGGCAGCTTTttctgatgggggggggggggcagagacacGTGGTTACAGCTACAAAAAACACGTGACAAGTTTTCCTGATTGCAAGTTATTAATATGAACACATATAATAAATGATGAGCTGACTCCACCCACCAGGGGCTCCAGGGTGCTGATATCTTTGAACTTGTTCCCGCTGAGGTTGAGGTGCGTTAGATTCACCAGCCGCTCGGCCAGGACCTCCAGGCCGCCGGATATCCGGTTGTCACTGAGCTCCAGCTGCGGGCGGAGGAGAAGAATCATTTCATTCCATAATTCATTTCACTCATtggaaacaaacatttaaactgaTGAAGGAGCAAAGTGACGAGTTTCTCTCTGAGTTGAGACCAGAGACCAATCATCAAATCCAGGGTCGAGTCACTCgggtttatttctatttatttcatttctgctTTGACTTGAACTATAAAAGAGAAATTGTTTAAGTAGAATTTAAGTTTGTTTTATTAGTTAATTGAAAATTTCTTAGTTATGTACCGATTAATTCTCTGAAATTTTATatcaaaaaatgtcaaacagagaaaagaagaagaactcgAGTTGAATCTTGAGTTTCGTCCTTTTTCACCTCTGGACATTTTAATGAGACACAAAGTTCAGATTCTACGTTGTACGTTTACTtcctgtgatgtcacttcctggagaATATTTAAATGCTTAATGTCTCTAAATTTTGTTCAACGTCATTTTAAAGGTTTTGAGAGTAAATAAGATAGAATTAATGACGAAAGTGCTGAAACTCCAGAAATAAGTTGTTTCTATTGATCGGGAGCTTTTGaacttctgtgtttttctgacgGTGGAAAGAGCTCAGGAGTGAGACCTCttgtttctctgctcctctctgtcgAGTTTCTCTCAGAACGTAACAAACGAAACGACGTCATCACGAGTCTGCGATGGCGTAGAAACATTCATTGATCTTTATATCAGTTTATGATCTCCGTCCCAGGGGGCGGGGCTCTCACCTTCTTCAGCTTGTCCAGCTTGGGCAGGTCGGCGGCGCTGGTCAGGCCCACGTTGATGAGGCTCAGCAGCTCCAGGTTGGAGAACTCCTCCGTGATGCCCTCGATCTTCCCTTCGCTGGAGCGACAGTTGTCCAGAACCAGCTCCTGCACCTGAGGGGGCGGAGCATCAGTCACATGGTCGATTCAACGCTACCGTCAAGGACACAATGAGGTAA is a window from the Limanda limanda chromosome 22, fLimLim1.1, whole genome shotgun sequence genome containing:
- the LOC132995982 gene encoding coronin-2B-like, whose amino-acid sequence is MSWRSSSRCPKFRHVFGKAASREQSYDGVPITRSVHDNHHCSANPCFIAVVTECAGGGSFLVLPIHHTGRVDPQHPRVCGHRGRVLDVSWNPFDDHCIASCSEDFTVKIWDIPVCGVQQNLTKARKTLIGHSRRVGLIEWHPTAENLLLSSAYDYKVLLWDVSQAGPVIRLPVRVVLMPVLHRYPSEALLLSVSFNSDGSRLAVSSKDRRVRVLDPRTGRILQVSRNKSHKASKVLYIRGLKMLLSTGCSPWNHRQIVLWDPNDLSEPLYEEDLDGSAGVLFPFYDPDTHMLYLAGKGDGNIRFYELSAEKPFISFLSEFRSLLPHKGLGVMPKRGLDLSVCEVFRFYRLIAVKDLVEPLSLVVPRKESGVFHEDLYPMTAGNQAAMTAQEWLSGVNRGPVLMSLKPRVANPYPESPADKGVARQLRVQAGPDVGPRTGTHLDLKEEAFLQEQLAYQDAKYPRDLSDLSAWQPDETQIPLWMYCCTPHCLEPAERPPPTSESELLQTFHQQQEEIRGLRERVGQRDVRIAELELQIQHTRNNMRATF
- the LOC132995981 gene encoding acidic leucine-rich nuclear phosphoprotein 32 family member D-like → MDMKKRVSLELRHRSPTEVQELVLDNCRSSEGKIEGITEEFSNLELLSLINVGLTSAADLPKLDKLKKLELSDNRISGGLEVLAERLVNLTHLNLSGNKFKDISTLEPLKKLPQLKSLDLFNCEVTNLADYRESIFKLLPQLTYLDGYDIDDCEASDSDGEGDGLEDEEEGDSEDFEEEEEDDEEDVVAVEEDDDDDSADEEEGEVNGDVDSEDDDEDEDDEDDDDEDSSPAKGEKRKRDPEEDEDDDDEDED